In the genome of Vicia villosa cultivar HV-30 ecotype Madison, WI linkage group LG7, Vvil1.0, whole genome shotgun sequence, one region contains:
- the LOC131620379 gene encoding uncharacterized protein LOC131620379, whose protein sequence is MVSWILKEGRSKTKFRFLQTKTRPNHFLMLLIKCLKILENIAFAFITSHNRFLTIGLSSFLAVYFSIMNLEQSVKDLQAQNTEFQALILNLSKGQEELKAMLTKKKKKKGKKTQVKKLRPILQLRDAETSEDSDEDEQDDDASIKTEAKSNHDSAKPFEEEEDYHHEDEHPDDKYKLLEERMKAMEIQKVPGLDFEDLGLISGVVIPPKFKIPIFAKYDGVSCPKLHLRSYVRKIQPHTVDKKLWIHFFQESLSGTQLEWYYQLESTNIHTWEDLVVSFYQQYQYNADLAPTRMQLQSMSMGPEESFKEYAQKWRDLAGRVKPSLTDRELVDMFMSTLNGPFYSHLLGSSSSGFTDLILTGERVENGIRSGKIQADTSSGVTKKHFNGKSDSNEVYGQKRSNHDQSVGAVLISTPAPQKSRQNKQDMPRRQFTKINMSLVQALQHLLKSELITLNDPPKNPSTSSRSYNPNVRCAYHSDSPGHDTNSCWTLRNKIQDMIDAGEIEFDPPETSNVTANDVDG, encoded by the coding sequence ATGGTGAGCTGGATTCTCAAAGagggacgttcaaagacaaagttcagatttcttcagacaaagacgcgaccaaatcattttctaatgttgctaattaaatgcctaaagatccttgaaaatattgcatttgcattcataacatcgcataacaggtttcttacaataggtctctcatccttccttgctgtttatttcagcatcatgaatctcgaacaatcagttaaggatctccaagctcaaaacactgagttccaagccttgattctgaatttgtccaaggggcaagaagaactgaaagccatgctgactaaaaagaagaagaagaagggtaagaagactcaggtgaaaaagcttagaccgatcttgcaactcagggatgccgaaacctctgaagacagtgacgaagatgagcaagatgatgatgctagtatcaaaactgaggcaaaaagcaaccatgattctgccaaaccctttgaagaagaagaggactatcaccatgaggatgaacatcctgatgacaaatacaagttgttagaggaacgtatgaaagccatggaaattcagaaggtacctggactggattttgaagatctaggactcatctctggagttgttatacctccgaaattcaagattccaatctttgcaaaatacgatggagtctcttgtcctaagctgcacttgaggtcttatgtaaggaagattcaaccccATACTGtcgataagaagctatggatccactttttccaagagagcttatctggaactcaactcgaatggtactatcaactggaaagtaccaacatccatacctgggaagatttggttgtttccttctaccagcaataccaatacaatgctgacctcgcaccaactcgcatgcaactacaaagcatgtctatgggacccgaggaaagtttcaaggagtatgctcaaaaatggagagatctagctggaagagtcaaaccctccttaacggacagagaattggtcgatatgtttatgagtacactgaatggtccgttctatagtcacttgctgggtagttcctcgtctgggtttactgatcttatcttgactggggaacgtgtcgagaatggcatccgaagtggtaagattcaagctgaTACATCCTCAGGtgttacaaagaagcatttcaatgggaagtcagatTCCAATGAGGTGTATGGTCAGAAAAGGAGTAACCatgaccaatctgttggggcagttctgatctccacaccggcaCCTCAAAAAAGTCGCCAAAACAAGCAAGACatgcctaggcgtcagttcacaaagatcaatatgtcattggttcaagcattacaacacctatTGAAGTCAGAATTGATCACTTTAAatgatccccctaagaatcctagtacttcttctcgtagctataatcccaatgtgaggtgtgcatatcattcggatagtcctggtcatgatacgaatagctgctggacattgaggaacaaaatccaagatatgatcgatgctggggaaattgaatttgatcctcctgagacttcTAATGTAACTGCTAAtgatgtggatggctag